One stretch of Penaeus chinensis breed Huanghai No. 1 chromosome 27, ASM1920278v2, whole genome shotgun sequence DNA includes these proteins:
- the LOC125039408 gene encoding glutamate-rich WD repeat-containing protein 1-like, with protein sequence MSDNEDNDDMVMEEFEPDQDEMDEDNANVQKQEGEKYECDLSAYTLFHEGSTGAPCLSFDILQDKLGDNRDCETPVSCYFVAGTQAARTHVNNIIVMKMSNLKKINEDDDEDDDDEGEDEDGQPVISSAMVKHNGCVNRIRSTMVNNVSIAASWSELGAVHIWDLSQMLSSVNDNSQQQVLEEAPIFSFRGHRTEGFAMDWASSMPGTLATGDCDRNIHIWKPTEGASWSVDSRPYTAHQASVEDIQWSPNEPHVFASCSVDRSIRIWDCRANPSKACMISVANAHESDVNVIHWNKNEPFIVSGGDDGKVQVWDLRQIQNSSPVAVLKQHEAPVTTVEWHPSDASVLATGGEDHQILQWDLAVERDSDQNQDDELDVPEQLLFIHRGQHEVKELHWHPQVPGLIISTAHSGFNIFKTISC encoded by the exons ATGAGTGACAACGAGGATAACGATGATATGGTGATGGAGGAGTTTGAGCCTGATCAGGACGAGATGGACGAAGACAATGCGAACGTTcagaagcaagagggagagaaatacgaGTGTGATCTTTCGGCTTACACCCTCTTTCACGAGGGAAGTACAG GGGCACCTTGTCTCAGCTTCGATATCCTTCAAGACAAGCTTGGAGATAATCGGGACTGTGAAACACCTGTGTCATGTTACTTTGTGGCTGGCACGCAAGCAGCACGCACTCATGTGAACAACATTattgtcatgaag ATGAGcaacctgaaaaaaataaatgaggacgatgatgaggatgacgatgatgaaggtgaggatgaAGATGGACAACCTGTCATTTCTTCCGCCATGGTTAAACATAATGGCTGTGTCAACAGGATTAGG TCAACAATGGTCAACAATGTCAGCATTGCTGCTTCCTGGTCTGAACTTGGTGCTGTTCACATTTGGGATTTGAGCCAAATGCTTTCTTCTGTCAATGACAACAGCCAGCAACAAGTCCTGGAGGAGGCACCAATCTTTTCCTTCAGAGGACACCGTACTGAAGGTTTTGCTATGGATTGGGCCTCATCCATGCCAG GGACCCTTGCAACAGGTGACTGTGACAGAAATATCCATATTTGGAAACCAACTGAAGGAGCATCTTGGTCGGTGGATTCACGTCCATACACTGCCCACCAAGCTTCAGTAGAGGACATTCAGTGGTCCCCAAATGAACCACATGTTTTTGCCTCTTGTTCTGTAGACAGAAG CATCAGAATATGGGACTGCAGAGCAAACCCAAGCAAAGCTTGTATGATTTCAGTGGCAAATGCACATGAAAGTGATGTCAATGTTATTCACTGGAACAAAAATGAACCTTTCATAGTGTCTGGAGGAGATGATGGCAAAGTTCAAGTATGGGATCTAAGACAAATACAG AACTCCAGTCCTGTGGCAGTTTTGAAACAGCATGAAGCTCCTGTGACAACAGTGGAGTGGCATCCATCTGATGCTTCAGTCTTAGCCACAGGAGGAGAAGACCACCAGATACTGCAGTGGGACCTGGCTGTAGAGCGAGATTCTGATCAGAATCAGGACGACGAGTTG GATGTTCCAGAACAGCTCCTCTTCATTCACAGAGGACAACATGAAGTGAAAGAACTGCATTGGCATCCACAGGTTCCTGGCTTAATAATATCTACAGCACATTCAGGATTCAATATATTCAAGACGATTAGTTGCTGA